The window ATGGAGTCTTAGGTATACTAGCGTGTGGCATACGTAAAGGCTTCGGGGGATCGCTTCTAGAAGCTTACGGTTCACAAGACATTCAACATCGAGATGATTAAGTTTAGACGAAGACACAGAGTCTAACCACCGCGTGACGCATGGAGGATCGTTCACGTTCTTCTTAACACTCAGCTTCAGCTTGTGCAAGATCGAGTTTTGTTCTTTAGAGAAAGCTAGAAACTTATCGATGAAACTAACGAAGGAGTTGTGATTTGGGAACTCGTTAGCGTTCAGAACCAAGGAGGGGATCAAAAGGTAGAGACTTTTCCACCGTTTGGAGAGAACGCTGGTTCGGACAGCTTCCTTCGTTGTCGGGAGATGGGAGAGTATCTGAGAAAGCAGAGAATCGGGTAACTTGCTGATCGCGTCTTCTCTACGTCTTGAGTAACGTTTTGTGAAAAAGTAATCTTCAGGCCATGTGTGGTCGCAGAATAGTTCCTCTTCCGAAAAGAAATCTTCCATTGGGATTCGGTTGCGAAACTGAACCGGAAGATTCGATTCACTGAGTCaacctatgtgtgctgacgcaATCACCACCCGATTGCGAAATGACCTGAgggtttttattattttccggAAGAGACGAAGAGGTGTAGTGGTCGCAGTCATCGGGTTTTAGATGGGCCTGGCCTGGCCCaaacatgtttttttattgggttgttaaaacaatttaatttttctttctttttttcttatttcaaTCATTGAGAAAATTTAGattatttgtaaaaaaatgTACAAATTTGTGTAAAAGACTCTcgataatattaatatttgaaaCTGAATAGTATAATCACTAGTTTTTTACTTcaaaactaggtgttttgcccgcgatgcgggcttaaacattttcataaatttttgaaaagttctttttatactatactagttatattgtgttttccaaaaaaaattcttgcgatcaatttagtatcatctatgcattgtctactctcgaatatataaatatatataattctaaacagttaaatattaaaatattttagtggtataatttaaacttgggtctctagtcaaaaaacaaaatttgtttccaatttatgtaaagaatatattttttttgaatgagcaaagatttaaagatggttattggcaaataaatgtttgagaactttaattttttttttgagattctactgctataatagtttataggtttttgaaatattactaattaattgttattgattcgaagatttttaaatttcatcaaaattctttatttatttatgataatagtttttcattctattttaacaaaatttaacgttattaaaatataatttaccttttttattcataagatacgacttttaaaatattttggcaATTAAAATAATAGATGTAAGATTTAAAACCCGCTATGTAATTTGTtatttgaatatcacaacaacaaACTACATAGCTgtagagtttaggtttttttagctttaagttttgagattattttttagtgtttagAATTAGTAGAGTTGTAGGTTTAGGtaaggttttagggttaggtttaggtagggttttagggttaggtttaggcagggtttagggttgtcagggtttagggttaggtagggtttatggttaggtagggtttttagggtttagggttaggaagggtttagggttaggtagggtttagggtatgtagggtttagggtttgtaggatttagggttaggtagggtttagaattaggtagggttttgggttaattaaggtttagggttagtagggtttagggttaggtagggtttagcaggtagggtttagggttagtagggtttagggttaggtagggtttagcaggtagggtttagggttatgtagggttagggttatgtaggctagaaagggtttagggttagaaagggtttagggttaggtaaggtttaaaattaggtagggtttaggattatgtagggtttagggttacgtagggtttagggttagaaagggtttagggtttaaggttaggtagggtttagggttaggtagggtttaggacTATttcgggtttagggttaaaaaggttttaggttaggtagagtttaggttaagaagggttagtagggtttagggttatgtagggttaggtcgggtttagggttagtagggttaggtagggtttagggttagggttagttagggtttagggttagaaaggttttagagttaggtagggtttaggttaggtaggttttagggttagtagggatTAGGGTTATGttgggtttagaattaggtagggtttagggtttgcaggttagtagggtttaaggttatgtagggttagggttaggtagggttttgaATTAGGCAGGATTTAGGTttagcagggtttagggttacaaagggtttaaggttagtaggatttagggctagaaagggtttagggttagaaagggtttagggttagaaaaggtttagggttaggtagggtttagagttcggcagggtttagggttaggtagggtttaggattagaaagggtttagggtaggtagggtttagggtaaggtagggtttagggttaggtagggtttagggttagtagggtttagggtaacCCTTAACCCTACCGAAccctaaccttaaaccctacctaaccctaaccctaaaccctatctaaccctaaaccctactaaccctaaaccctactaaccctaaaccctacctaaccaaaccctacataaccctaaaccctactaacctttcctaacctaaaccctatctaaccAAAAACCTTTCTAACactaaaccctttctagccctaaaccctaggttttaggtagggttttagggttaggtagggtttagggttaggtagggtttaaggttaaatagggtttagggttaggtagggtttacgtttaggttaggtttagtgtttaggtagtaggaagggtttagggattagggttaggtttatgtagggtttagggttagatagtGTTAAGTTCtaggtttaggtagggtttagggttaggtaggatttagggtttaggtagtaAGAAAGGTTTAGCGTTTGGTTTAGGTTGGatttaggtttggtttaaaataaTGCATAGGATtatagagtttagggtttgtttgtctttttgtttATACATTTATTGTTGAAgtttttggataaaattttatattaatattattgattcataattttttttataatattaaacttTTTAACACGATTTTCAATGTTCTTAAAACAATAtgtgtttttttgaaaatgttaaaCTTGTTAACACGGTTTTCAATGTTCTTAAAACAATAtgtgtttttttcaaaatgttaAACTTTTTAACGcggtttttaattatatagttaataattttatttaattaatatttagttatagaatttatgtttttatctttttacttaaagactttttcagatagcAATACAATGTATACAGAAGttatctattttttaattatattttcaaattttggataattcttactattcttaatattaatcaattatctaatcaaaatcaattaaaattttgtttttgttttttaatttatttatacattttattcattaagagttaaacgatattaatcactctaactttcaacgtgagagctccattgtgaaaatttacttcgcaaataatagtttttaattatatttaaaaaaattgtttgattgatatttaatcatataatttatgtttttaacttttaacgttttactaaaataatttttcagataacaatacaatatatatagaaattatctttttaattatatttttagattttagataattcaatattctatttttaattatataattaataattttatctagttaatatttagttatagaatttatgtttttaactttttacttaaagtttttttaagataacaatacaatatatacagaagttatctttttttaaaaattatattttcaaattgtggataattcttactattcttaatattaatcaattatctaatcaaaatcaattaaatttcgtttttattttttaatttatttatatattttattcattaagggtataaacgatattaaccgctctaattTTCAACGTGAGAACTCtgttgcaaaaatttacttcgcaaataatagtatatattttaaattgttatttCCAATAACTGTTTTTAGAGATCTTGATGCCTATACCTGTTTTTCACAAGTGCATATTTGTACAGGACTAAACAACATTCACTACAAAAAAAGATGTGAATTGTATCACTTAAATTGTATCACAAAATTAAATGATACAGTTTTCAATCATTTATTTGTAAATGATACAAAATATAGATAATTTAGTATCAGTTATAACAACTGATGtcatttttaacaaatttaacATCACTTTGACTAACTGATATAATTCATCTTGATTAGCGTCACTTTAATAAAACTGATGCTAAATTATTAAGTtatatcatttatataaatgatgtaaatttaTTCTGGATTAAAATCATTTATGCAAATGTTACAAATTTTACATCAATTAAAAAGTGattctaattatatatatattttcgaaaaaataattattagtatTAACTTCAATTATAAGAAAATGATGTAACTATCTCTTTCTTTTAcatcaattaaatataaatgatactattttatcctaatttgtatcagttaaaatatttgatattaaaaaactaattttcatcacatatttaaatatggatatatatataactttttatcataattatattttatgttgatatactttgataaatattttatagtaGAAAGATAATAAGAGATTTAAGTTGATATTTATCTTTAAGAAAGTATAGaatatacaacaaaaaaaaaatttggcgTTCTCTCCTAATCAGAAAAAGTTTGCTTCGTTACGTTAACGTCATTCACGATCACAGCATCATCACCTTCCATTAGCTTttgaaaaaaagtttgaataacaaaagaaaGTAAGTTTCTTGTAAATTTAATcaatcctattttttttttcctcttaacAATTAAAAGAGTCTTAATATATATCTCTTTCTCTGGCAAAGATTGTTTTGTCTTTTGGTTTCAAAACTCAATAGTGAGCATCTCAGAAAATCAGACGTTGCATACAATTGAGGTAATTTATTTATACTGTTCTCCCATTACTTACTGATATGAAGTTTGTTGGGTTTTGAAGTTCAATTGTTTGTTGTGAATTTCTAAAAGTCTACTAATTGTGAAAGTCTGTTTTTTTCAGGTTCTAATGGATAAATCATGGATAAACAAATCACGTTTATCGCAAGATTACAGATTAGGAGTGAAAAATTTCTTGGATTTTGCATTTGGTAAATCTAATGCACCCATGGTAAAATGTCCATGTACTCGTTGTTCTCTAGCCAAATCTAAGACAAGGGAAGATATCGAAGGTGATTTGATTTGTCATGGCTTTTTAAGTTCTTACACGAGTTGGATAGTACACGGAGAAGATATGTGTGTCACGGAAAATGCAAGAGTACCTTCTGATAGTGCTCATGTTGAACTAGATTCAACTTTCAACCTCTTGGATGATATTTTTCCAGATATTAGTGCAAATATGAATGAGGAACATGAAGAAGGGTCTCCTGGGCAACCTATGGACACTGATAGACCATCAGCTTCAAGTGGAAATTCTAAAAAAGGAGAAGGTTTTGATGAGATGTTTGCTGACTACAATCAAGAGCTATATCCTGGATGCGATAAATTCACGAAGTTGTCCTTTATTCTGAAgttataccatataaaatgtATGTGTGGCATTAGTGACAAGGGGATATCCATGGTGCTTGATTTGATGAAAGAAGCATTTTCACATGCCAAATTGCCAGATTCATTTAATGACATGAAAAAGGTTATTCGCAAATTAGGAATGACTTATGAGTCAATTCATGCATGTCCAAACGATTGTATGTTATATTGGGAAGCTGATGCAGAAAGGGAAGTTTGTAAAGTCTGTGAGGCCTCTCGTTGGAAAGATACAAAGAGCACAGAAGTATCTGgatcaggaaaaaaaaagaagagatctCCTGCAAAAATTTTGCGTTACTTTCCCCTGAAGCCACGGTTACAGCGTTTATttatgtcatcaaaaactgCTGCCCACATGAGATGGCATGGATCTGCTACTAACAATGATGGTAAACTACGACATCCAAGAGACGGAAGGGCTTGGAAGGAGTTTGATAAGAAATATCCTGACTTTGCATCTGATCCAAGAAATGTCAGACTAGGGTTGGCGACTGATGGTTTTAACCCATTTGGTACAATGAGTAGTAGTTATAGCATCTGGCCAGTGATATTATTTCCTTATAACTTTCCACCGTGGATGTCAATGAAGCAGACGTCAATGATTCTCTCGATGGTTATCCCCGGAAAACACATGCCTGGtaatgatattgatgtttactTGCAGCCACTTATCAAAGATCTGAAGGAGCTATGGTATGATGGTATTAAAACGCTAGATGCTTCCACAAAACAAACATTTGACATGCGAGCAGCCATCATGTGGACAGTAAGCGATTTTCCGGGTTTAGGAAATTTGTCGGGTTGGAATACGTATACAGCATCAGCTTGCCCAACCTGTAACTTTGATGGAATCGGACAACGTTTACGacatggaaaaaaaaattgttttattggtCATCGTCGTTTTCTTCCTCTAGATCATGGCTTTCGGCAGAATCGAACAGATTTTGATGGAAAATTAGAAACCAGATCTCCACCAGCCAAATTGACAGGTTCCACAATTATTCATCAATTAGAGCAAGTTAATGTTACTCTTGGTAAAAAAGATAAGTCTGTGGTAGTTGGAAGAAAGAGAGACAGAAGTGATGCCGGAGGATCTAGTACTCAGCAGTGGAAGAAAAAAAGCATATTTTTTGAGCTGCCTTATTGGGAATTTACAATGTTGCGACATAACTTGGATGtcatgcatatagagaagaatgtGTTTGATAATTTAGTCTACACATTGTTGGATGACAAAACAAAATCGAAAGATAATCTGAATGCCAGAAAAGATCTTCGTGAGCTAAATATACGTTCTGACTTGTGGCCTGATGATAATGAAAAATATCAAGCTGCATGTTTTTCTCTTAACAATCATGGGAAAGACATTTTCTTAAGTGTCTTAAAGAATGTTAAACTGCCAGATGGTTATGCTTCTAACTTGTCAAGTTGTGTTGATGTTAACAGTCGAAAGCTATCAGGTTTAAAAAGCCACGACTGTCACGTGATAATGAGAGATTTATTATCAGTCGCAATTCGGAAGAAAAAGTTTTTCAAGGAAAAGAAATGATATTGTAAGTAATGTAAAgttagtttattatatattgataTAAACTACTTTACTAtactaatattatatatatttatgcatGTTACAAAGACAATCAAGACTGGAAAACGACCATGTCGAGCAGAGTTTTTTATCGAGACTCGTACAAAACCTAATGGAAGCTTTGTATGTGAAGAAGCAAAAACACGGGCGGTTAGTTTCAGTCAATATTATCATAGGTTTGTATGTTAATTCTACTTGATATTTATTCTTCATTTGTGGTTTAGGAAAAACTTACGACGTTGTTGGGCCAAAAGTCACATGTGACAAACAATGCTATTGCTAGTTTGGATGATGAATATGCACAAGTTTTTGGTCCAGAGCGTCCAGGACGAGTACGGTGTGTTGGTCGTGGACCTACACCTTCAAAATTAGTGAACCATTCACCTGTTACGAGACAAGAGATAGAGAATTCAGAAATGGTTATTGACCTGAAGTCACAAGTGAAAGAATTATCAGATCAAGTCAAGGGAATGACTACATTCATCCAACAAGTAATTGGTACTTCAACTGGTGAACaggtaataatatattttataagttaattgtatttttatactTTTGATATATGTAAACTAATATATGCTGAACTAATTATTTAGGCAAGAGTATGGGCTTCAAGTTTTGCTGTAGCTTTTGCTAACATACCAAACCCAGCTTTTGCCAACGTACCATCTCCACCAAATCCAAATCAggtaaattataattaattttagttttataataaataattattcaaaatattaactGATTTGTTGTATAATTCTATTTCAGGAACGGAGTGATGATGCTGTTAGAGACTAAGACTCAGACGTTGGAAGCAATGGCAGTGATCTTCATCAACATTAGTTTAATAATAGTTTCAGTAACTttcagtttattttatttttatgaatttgcaTGATGGATTAGTTGATTTGATTTCTAATACTTTATTTATTATCTAAATCAGGTTTTattcatttaattaattttcctgcatttttatatatattttaaatcataaaaatgtaaataaaaataatatttgtatcatttatatataagtgaaatatattataatcaTTTATGAAAACTGATATAGATTTAGCATCAATTATATACAAATGATGATAGaaatttaaatcactaaattgtaaatgatacaattataaaaatcacttcttaaaactgatataaatttaACATCAATACGTAAAATGATAATAATACTTTAAATCACTTGCTTTAAatgatataattattaaaatcacttttaaaaaaatgatttaaggTTAACATCAATtgtttaaaatgatatattaattaaaatcgcTTGTTATAAATGATACAATTACTAATATCATTTCTAAGAATTGATGTTACAGTTACATCAGTTTATAATAAATGATTTAACAATTCAAATCAGTTTTTCTAATTGACACTAATACTAAAATCATTTCGCATAACTGATCTTAAAGTTAACATCATTTTCTTACAAATGatacattttaaaatcatttaaaataattgatgtaaatatataattttattacatCAGTTTTGATTAAAATGATGTAAATTATTTGCATCACCACTTTCAGAGTCATTTATTTAACTGATGTAAAAGttttttacatcatttataactaatgcaaatatataaaataaatgatgtaaactagtcttttttttgtagtgattTACCTACGTTGGCGGGAAACAAAACCGTCATCTAAACAATGGCTTCTCCCTCCATTGACCTATGTTATGTAGCCATGTAGGAACAAAGCATCTGCTATATGAAACGGTCCCACGGCTTGAAATAGAATTCAAAAAATCTTAGAAGCTATATAAGGAGAAGCACCAAGgagtcgtcatcatcatcattcactAGATCTTAGAGGTTTTGTAGCTTGTTAGAATAATACGAGGCAGATAGCGCTTCCAAGATCATTAACTTGCTCCTTTGAAAATGTACCTTAATAAAAGGTATCACAGATTGAAATCACAATAGCTTTTGTTTCGGCCATGATGCAAACAAGATATTCCTAAGGACTAACGCAAACTACGGTCGTGATAATTCATGACTCTTAGGATTTTACCCTTGCGCCAATTGAACATTGTTGAACTCACACATAATCTTCTTAAAAAACTAATACAAAATCTCACTttatagaaaaacaaaaaaaaatcaaaaagaaaaacaattgaaaTCTCACAATTACTGAATAACAAATCCCAtagctaaaatatttttttttcaaaaagcagaaaaatgataaataaaaagaacCCTTCGAGCCTGTCTCTCCTCTTTTCCTTCTTTTTGATAGAAGTCGCTTCATTTTCTTCCTACTTGCTACGGACCGTCTCTATCTTCTTCTCAAACCATTTTGCCTATCAATTTTCCTTGTGATTTCCCATGaaaattgtatttatttttgctgaaatttaataactttttttccTCTCCCCTGAAACGCAACCACTAACTCGGAACATAAGTCCCAATCCAGCCAAGCCCACTGATGAAGAAGGACATTGTCTGAAGAAACAAGTAGATGAAGTAGTTGTTCTTCCCGTGCACAAAGTCATAGCATCCACACACGAACAAGAACGCCGCGAATCCTAGCTCCAACGTGTTCAATCTGAGACACAAATTTATTCATAATCATCAAGCGTCTAGATATAGTTTCTACTAAGaagttttaagtatataaagtacACATACCTATCAGGCAATTTGAAGATTCTTGGGAACTTTTTAAGCCCTTTTGTGTTCCCTTTAGCGCTTTGACCGCTTCCAAGCTTAGCAGTCACGACCCATTCGTTAGCTCTACCTGCCTCAAACAAACCAATGAGTGTGGCCTTTGTCCGGTGCAGCGACATCACATTCTCGAATAGAATCCAATAGAACAGCAGATGAATGGACCTTTTGGATAAAGAAAAGATTCAGTATAAGGAAGATTAACTTGACATACAAGTAACATAATCACAGGACCCTAGATAGTGACTTGAGAAACAAGAAACTCGATTTACCTGGGAGTGCCGACGGAGTTTAGGATAGTGATGATGGAAGGGATATAAACGGAACCCCAGATGGGAACTTTAACTTCAGGGACAAGAATggtgagaggaagaacaacgCAGTAGAAACAAAATGTGACCCAATGTGCAATGACTTTCCTCACAAAGAAGAAGCTGTAGATCACATACACTTTCTTCCAGAATCTCACTTTCTGCACAAGATCAGTAACAGTCAGATTAAAGAATGAGTTATCAGATGTAAGAAAAAAGAGTAATTATTTTATTACCTTGTTTCTGACGATCTCCATGACCATTTTCCTAAAGAGATTTGCAGGTCCACAAGACCATCTATGTTGCTGGAAACGGAAGGCTCTAAAAGTACTTGGAAGCTCACTTTTCacctaaaatttgaaaataattcatattatttttttatatatagcaAATTTTCACAAgtaatagtaaaatatatttagttctttttttttgctttaaaatatatttagttcgTAAAAAGGTATATATGATTATAACATAACTTGTGAATCAGATGTCATGTGTCTTTAATGAGAGAAGTATCTTGTGCGCCAACAACTTTTTGTactttgatttaaattattctattttaattaatggaaaatcAGAATTTAAGTAAATTAAAACCTGAAGGTCACCGAGGTAGAGAAATTTCCAGCCACGGAGACTTGCTCGGACGGCGAGGTCCATATCTTCCACGGTGGTCCTATCTTTCCATCCGCCTGCTTCATTTATGGCCGCTATCCTCCATATTCCGGCGGTCCctataaaacatttttgataaaataaattattatgacaaaaaaacaattaagaCAAACGGAAAAGCACAAATCTATGTAGTGTCCAGAAAATTTAAGATCCGTTTTCGTTTGCTTCCAGTACACGTCATCATAATGTAATGAATGTGTCTCCTTACGCAACTTAATTAACTAAACACATGATCTAAGAAGCAAgcaattaaattattatttttccagCTTGCAAATCTTACTTATCTGACAAGGGATAACTAAGATTATTAATAACTATGAAGTATTAAGTGTATAATTACACCTACTTGCGTCACGTTTCAAAGTCCCACTCCTGTCAATCTTAAtccattattaattattttattccaTATAATAGATTTTTCATCAGTTTTCTAGTAATAATTGTACACTATCAtacaatcattttaaaaaaaaaattgggtccACAAACTGTGCTTCAATTGGTCGGACAATATACCAACTCCATCACAATATCAATAATCAACAACAGTATTTACTTTCAACACTTAATTTTCcagtatataaaattaaaatgaatttttcAGCAGTCATTAGTATATATGGGTATATATTAGTATTACTCTTACCGTTGAAACCGAAGAAAGCATGTGTTGCTGAACCGACTTCTTGCTCAACAGTGAAATGATAGTCCAACGACATTTCTTGCATCCTCGTCAACAAGCATTCATCGGAATTTACTGCAGAAGTATATAACAAGATCAATTCATTACTCCTAAAAATCATCccgtttaaaaataattaatagtaattggataaacaaaaactctattattTACTAGTATTAAATTATTCAATAAGAGAATTGTCTAAATGTGGCGCTATCAGGAAGTAACGtccttctcttttgtttttaagcgttaataatcaatcatattcacATAGCTTTCTCATTATTAAATTCACTAAGTTGGACTTATGCTTGATAAAGACAAAACAGAAacctattttataaaatacacaAACAAGTGTCGGCAAAAAAAGGCAGGTCCACAGTAAACTCGTTACTCCTACTGTACACTAACACTTTACTAGCATTACTGACAAGAATGGGTTCCACACATGACATTTAAAGAAAGGCAAAGAGCACGTGGAAGGCATCAGAGTCCCGACAATTACTAAAGACTGAACAGTTAAGATTGGCCTCCTACTTGTCCAAAAACCCGACCCGGATCATAAACTGAGTCGAACAGATTCGCTTTCACCGACGGA of the Brassica rapa cultivar Chiifu-401-42 chromosome A03, CAAS_Brap_v3.01, whole genome shotgun sequence genome contains:
- the LOC103856526 gene encoding uncharacterized protein LOC103856526; amino-acid sequence: MHVTKTIKTGKRPCRAEFFIETRTKPNGSFVCEEAKTRAEKLTTLLGQKSHVTNNAIASLDDEYAQVFGPERPGRVRCVGRGPTPSKLVNHSPVTRQEIENSEMVIDLKSQVKELSDQVKGMTTFIQQVIGTSTGEQARVWASSFAVAFANIPNPAFANVPSPPNPNQERSDDAVRD
- the LOC103856527 gene encoding glucomannan 4-beta-mannosyltransferase 2, whose amino-acid sequence is MDGVTPKFVLPETFDGVRMEITGQLGMIWELVKAPVIVPLLQLAVYICLLMSVMLLCERVYMGIVIVLVKLFWKKPDKRYKFEPIQDDEELGSSNFPVVLVQIPMFNEREVYKLSIGAASGLSWPSDRLVIQVLDDSTDPTVKQMVEMECQRWASKGINIRYQIRENRVGYKAGALKEGLKRSYVKHCEYVVIFDADFQPEPDFLRRSIPFLVHNPKIALVQARWRFVNSDECLLTRMQEMSLDYHFTVEQEVGSATHAFFGFNGTAGIWRIAAINEAGGWKDRTTVEDMDLAVRASLRGWKFLYLGDLQVKSELPSTFRAFRFQQHRWSCGPANLFRKMVMEIVRNKKVRFWKKVYVIYSFFFVRKVIAHWVTFCFYCVVLPLTILVPEVKVPIWGSVYIPSIITILNSVGTPRSIHLLFYWILFENVMSLHRTKATLIGLFEAGRANEWVVTAKLGSGQSAKGNTKGLKKFPRIFKLPDRLNTLELGFAAFLFVCGCYDFVHGKNNYFIYLFLQTMSFFISGLGWIGTYVPS